One genomic window of Fusarium verticillioides 7600 chromosome 2, whole genome shotgun sequence includes the following:
- a CDS encoding NADH-ubiquinone oxidoreductase 20.8 kDa subunit: protein MSTRRPQFSQQLLIDTTPLPADIPAVKEVGASSAPLLSASFFIGARCRDYNDDYMQCKNENPGRGELECLKEGRRVTRCASSVIKDINTHCLAEFRKHWECLDNRNHQLWQCRPAEWKLNKCVYDHLKLEKKIPDQPTNSTPVHLRPKQIFADVRIGPGDGKPFVPGQEDAQQ, encoded by the exons ATGTCTACCCGAAGGCCCCA ATTCTCCCAGCAGCTGCTCATTGACACCACTCCGTTGCCCGCCGATATTCCCGCCGTCAAGGAGGTCGGTGCCAGTTCTGCTCCTCTCctctcggcctccttcttcatcggtgCTCGATGCCGCGACTACAATGACGATTATATGCAATGCAAGAACGAGAACCCTGGTCGAGGAGAGCTTGAGTGCTTGAAAGAGGGCCGACGAGTCACCCGATGTGCCTCCAGCGT TATTAAGGATATCAACACCCACTGCCTGGCTGAGTTCCGCAAGCATTGGGAGTGCCTCGACAATCGAAATCACCAGTTGTGGCAGTGCCGTCCTGCTGAGTGGAAGCTCAACAAGTGCGTCTACGACCATCTG AaactcgagaagaagatccccGATCAGCCAACGAACTCGACCCCTGTTCACCTTCGACCAAAGCAGATCTTCGCTGATGTGCGCATCGGGCCTGGAGACGGCAAGCCCTTCGTTCCGGGGCAGGAGGATGCGCAACAATAG
- a CDS encoding NADH-ubiquinone oxidoreductase 20.8 kDa subunit: protein MQLSSITADNWLTNQSIRFSQQLLIDTTPLPADIPAVKEVGASSAPLLSASFFIGARCRDYNDDYMQCKNENPGRGELECLKEGRRVTRCASSVIKDINTHCLAEFRKHWECLDNRNHQLWQCRPAEWKLNKCVYDHLKLEKKIPDQPTNSTPVHLRPKQIFADVRIGPGDGKPFVPGQEDAQQ, encoded by the exons ATGCAATTGAGTTCTATTACAGCTGATAATTGGCTAACTAATCAATCCATCAGATTCTCCCAGCAGCTGCTCATTGACACCACTCCGTTGCCCGCCGATATTCCCGCCGTCAAGGAGGTCGGTGCCAGTTCTGCTCCTCTCctctcggcctccttcttcatcggtgCTCGATGCCGCGACTACAATGACGATTATATGCAATGCAAGAACGAGAACCCTGGTCGAGGAGAGCTTGAGTGCTTGAAAGAGGGCCGACGAGTCACCCGATGTGCCTCCAGCGT TATTAAGGATATCAACACCCACTGCCTGGCTGAGTTCCGCAAGCATTGGGAGTGCCTCGACAATCGAAATCACCAGTTGTGGCAGTGCCGTCCTGCTGAGTGGAAGCTCAACAAGTGCGTCTACGACCATCTG AaactcgagaagaagatccccGATCAGCCAACGAACTCGACCCCTGTTCACCTTCGACCAAAGCAGATCTTCGCTGATGTGCGCATCGGGCCTGGAGACGGCAAGCCCTTCGTTCCGGGGCAGGAGGATGCGCAACAATAG